The sequence below is a genomic window from Bacillota bacterium.
TAGGCCGGTCATTCTACCGGACACTTAACGGAGTAGTACTAGGAGCTGCGGTCTCCCTTGTCGGCGATCCAGCTGTGCGCCGAGTGGCTGGCGGGTGATGGCCCCACGGCCGACGCCGGCCGGTACAAGAAGATGTTGGCCATCCTTGACCGCCAGGTCTCCGCCATGGGCGGGATGGTCGAGGACATCCTCAGCATGGCCCTCCTCAGGGCCGACCGGCTCACCCTGAAGGTGGACCTGGTCGACCTCTGCGAGCTTGTCCGGGAGAGGGTTGAACTCGCTCGTCTTCGCTCGCCCGAGCGAAAGATCCGCCTCGACGGCCTCAGCCGCTACGTGATCACGGCCGATCGCGTCAGGCTTGGACAGGCCGTCGACGCCATCCTTGGGAGCGCCCTCGAGTACTCAGCCCTGGGGACGAAGGTGCGGGTCGAGGTCAGGCAGCGGAAGCCGGAGGGAGTGACGGTCTCCATCCGGGATCGGGGGCGGGGCATGGCGCCCGACGAATGTGAGAAAGCCTTGAACTCTTCTACCATTCACCGGACCACCCCAAGCACGGCCTTGGGATTGGCCTGCACGTGGCGAAGACGGTGTGCAAAAGCATAAGGGCAGGATCCTGCTAAAGAGTAAGC
It includes:
- a CDS encoding HAMP domain-containing sensor histidine kinase, which codes for MRSPLSAIQLCAEWLAGDGPTADAGRYKKMLAILDRQVSAMGGMVEDILSMALLRADRLTLKVDLVDLCELVRERVELARLRSPERKIRLDGLSRYVITADRVRLGQAVDAILGSALEYSALGTKVRVEVRQRKPEGVTVSIRDRGRGMAPDECEKALNSSTIHRTTPSTALGLACTWRRRCAKA